TCTCCACATGCTCAGGAGCATCATCAGTCAGAACATACTGTTGCCCTTTTAAGATTGCCAGCATGACCACACCCCTGCTAACAAGCCCTTATTTGTACCACAAGCCCTGTCTCCAGCCTGGTCAACTAGACCAACCAAAACTGGACAGAAAAACCTGAGCAGAACATCAAATCTCTGCTGGTTTACAGTACCAAGTAATATACAATCAGATACTCGGCCCTAAAAATCATAAGATTGCcctaaaaattaacaaaaagtATCAAATCAAGGCAAAGTGTGATTTTAGATGTTGCTTCAGGACCCATGTGACAAATAAATACTAGCTTGCCTCAGGACCCATgagacaaataaatatttgtagcCAGTCATGTGAGAATCTCCCAGCACAACAGTATAGCCAGCCCTGATACCACCTTTTAATTATAACATAGACCAGCTTGATTTTTCAGTTCTCTTAAGGAAAGGAAGTCTATTCTCATGATTAGAGAAACTGAGCAAGAAATGGTATTTGAAACAGCTTTCATCACCTGTAGTGTGGATTAGCAGAACAGCAACTGTGAGAAgccaccacagcagcctggctctcGAAGGCCACTGTGGAACACGGTGGGGCAGTGTCTGACTGGCACCTCCCCTACTGCTCATGCCCATCACCCTAGGCCTGCCCCTGGGCACCTCTGGGAAGAGTCTGGCCCCACTTTCTACCTGTTAGGTAGCTGTGGGCAGTGAGATCTCCCgttcttccctctcctcccagctaAACAAGCCTGGGTCTCAGCCCTTCTTTCTCCATGTGCTCCAGTCCCCAGCCATCTTGGGCTCACTCCAATTTGACAGTATCTCTCAGGTTACTTACTCCAACCTTACTTCCTACAAAGACTCCAGAGATGGAAACTtgtgcccagccagggacaggacactTTGTTTCTTCAcctgtccttctcctctctAATCCTCATGCTATTGCCTATAAAAGCCCCTTTAGTAATAAAAACCCCCACCTCTCCATAAGCCCTCCCAGTATTTCCATCTCCCAAGAGCTACAGCTCCAACTGGGGagattttccttcctgaatGAGCAGTGCCCTTTCCTGAGGGACTTTCCTGTGTCTGGCCATACCCAGCTGATCACTTCTTGGTGGTTCTTTGGCAGGACAGATGGATGTCCCAGGAtttgcagctgctctgaacTTTGCCAAATCCACATTAGGAGGGCGCTGGGGCTTGCCTGGCTTCACTCCCAGTGCCCTGACATGTGGCAAAGGCTTCCTCcggggcacagctgggtgctcCATCCTTTGGGAGTTTCCCACAGCaagcacaggggctgcagcagccgcGCCTTTGGCAAGAACCAGTGGAGCCCCCTTGTCTTTGGCAGGTGGCCGTGTCTGCTGGGCTGGCTTCCTGTGGGGAGGATCAGAGTTGGCTTCCATCTTCTTGTTCAACACATCTCCTGGCTTTGCAGGCACCAACTTTGGGTGGAAGTTGGCACCTGGAGCCATCCCCTTCTTCCGACACACCACTCGTGCCGGGGTCTCGCAGGCAGAATGAGGTGAATGCTGTCCCAAGCTCTGACCTGTACTGTGAGGTGGAGAGGCCCTGCTGCagtccctcctgctccagggggcCTCCTGAGGAAGATCACCCTTGGAGGCCATGGCAGAGGTCTGTCCTTGCTCTGGTCCTTGAGAGGCTGCAGGGTGAGTCTCTGGCCAGCCACCCACTTTGGGAGGTTCTTTCCTGTTCTGTTGGAACTTTGCTCGAAGGTGCCTCACCACAGCGTCTCTCCCTTCCAGAGGCATCTGCAACCATTAAGAAAAACAGTTCCAGTTGAAACACCATGGAGGAAAATGAGTCAAAATTCCCCCTGGGGAATGTGATATTCCTTCAACATGGTCTCACACTAAGTCTTCTCCACAAAATGAGGTCTTTGCTCAAAAAGGTCCCGAATATATCTGAGTAAACATGGGACTGCACCAAACTGGGACCAGATTACCCAACCATGAGGGCATCCATGACACCTTTCATGGAGTCTTTTGGTCTGATCCACCCTCTGTCCACTACCAAGAACCATCAAATCAGAGGGACTCTCTGGCACTCACATTCActgaacagagagagataaTTCTCTctgacaggatttttttcctggaggagcacagagagaagagaaaacaattattatctcaaCTTGCTGCTCCAGTTGTTTTTACACATGTGGAATGTGTaaggaagattgtttacctgaagggattTGTCAATTGATTCTGCTGAGGATTTGTTATATTTCCTTGGCCAATCACTCAAAGCTGTGTCCTCTCTACAGACAGCCAGgagtttttctttagtattcaTTATAGTATATTATCTCTTTGTTATAGTATAGGATAATGCAATataatatagttttaataaagcaattgttcagcattCTGAATCAACGGGGTCAGGTGCCAATCATTCCTCACCTCAGGGGTGCCCTACAATACTACAAGTGGTGACCTCGATATTGGCTGAAGAACCAGGACCTGGATGGATCTGCCAGATTCGCAGCTGAGGCTGAGCACAAAAAGCTTTGCTGCACACTCACAGGAGCGTGTCCAGTGGTCCTTTGGTGAGTCACGAGATGGGAAACACCCCTCAAACTTTGGCTTAGACCCCGCAGGACCCTTCACAACCCACTTGTAATCTGACACTCTGGCTCCACCAAGAAGGTACTGTTAACCCTTCCCCTCCCAATGGTAACAATACCACAGGACTGGGTAGTAGTAGCAAAACTCCTGAGGGCAGAATCTGAGATCCAGAGATTCCCAGGGATCAGATGGGAGCAACCTGCCTTGCCCTGGTCTTGTTTTCCATGATGAGTTGGTGGGAGAGACTGCACAGGGCCATTCCTCCCTGGATTCCTCCCTGGAGGAAAAGTGGGGATGGCACTGCTGAGACTCATCCCACCAAAGCCTTcgtgcagaaaaaaaaaggccgAGGCAGCAGACTGCCCTACTTTTCTGACATGTGTCTTTCCTGTGTGGTTCACACTGTGGAGACACGAACCAGGACACAtctgctctggcacagagctgcctttaGCTTCCTCAGTGACCAAAATTTGCCTTTCTCTTGAGCCTCCAGAGAAATGCTgccaggaggaggctgtgaacAGCTCTTGCAAAAGGACTGCCAGGTTGGAGGTTATGGCACAAAGCTATGGGATGGGGCTACATTTTTCCTAATCTTGTCAGATGGACCTTGTGAGAGGGGAGGGATGACCTTACCCTCCCCATCTTTCTCCCATGCCCCTGTCCCCAGACCACAGTGTCCCTTTGCACCGGAGCTGGCTGCTTCACTGGAGCTGTACGCTTTGATTTTGGAGTTTTTATCCTTCTGGGATTTTAGTTTGGGTTTGTGAttgcataatttttattttcacaaaaggGAAAGGCTGATATGGAGAGAAGCTGATGCAATATTTTTAGACATAACTGATCAAATGTATATATACAGATTTACAAAAGTGCAAGTTCCCCAGGCAAACACCCCAGTTTTCCTGGTAAACCCTCAAATGCAGCACTTGGTATAGCAGTGCTGAAGCAGCATGACTGTGCCATTTCCTGTATACCAGCACTGGGGCTTTCACTCAAATTAGTGAAACAAGCAATGTTTTCCAGATTACCAAACATGCAGTTGGATTTTTGACACCTGAATGATTTGGTAGTTTTTAATGATCATTTTTGGGCCTGTTCCATGAGCTGGGACTTGCTTGGAGCCCTTGGATGTACAACACTGCCATCACTGTGATCAGTTCCAGGTTTTCCAATCCATTTTGTGCTGGTGGGGGCTCTCCTGGACTCGGTGGGAGTGTGGCCTCCTCCTTTCACAGATGTTTATATTCCGCCTAAGTTCACCCAGCAAATCTTCCTCTGAGCCTAGAAACTGGTCAGAGACCTTTGAAGTTCCATCCAGCTCAGATGTACAGAAGGACTTTGCCTTTCAGGAGTGAGGTTGTTGGCCAGATCCAGCCCCTCACAAGGACATCCCCAAAACCCTTCCAACCAGGAGGTATGGCTCCCAATGTCCCATCCCCATATCCCCTATAGCCCAAGTCTGATTGTTACTCACCATCTTCCATCAGTGGATGCTTTCCTGTGTGCTTATTTCCTTGCTGAAGACCACCTGAAGCATTCTGATCAAGCCTGTCTGAGGCACCCTCCCTTAAAACCAGCAGATCTTTCCTAACAGCTGGTGAAGAGCTGTGTGCAATGCCAGGAAGTTGCTTTTGCCTGATGAGACCTGGTGAGACCACacaagaaggaggagaaagaggaggaggagcagctcttgGTACACTGCTAgtttggctctgctgctgtttgacACTTGCAGCCCACCAAGTCCTGCTGGCCATAGTCCCACTTTTGGGAACTGACTGCAGGATGCGAGTGGAtgggggcaggagggtgggCAATGTCCTTGTCTGATGGTGGCCCAGGATTCCTCTGCAGGTCAGGTCTCAAAGCTGCACAGGACTTGCggggcagggaggtgcagagGGTGCACGGCTGAGCTCTGTGGGAGCACAGAAAAGCTGGGTAAGGGCCTGTGGCTTCCTGGAATTAGGCTCTTCATGTGGGACATGAGCTCTGCTGAAGAGCCTATTTCCTCTGGGAAGCAAGGTGCTGTGTTGGGCCATCACAGTGTCTAACTGTCCTGGTGCCACTGCCTCTGAGGCAGGAACCGTCTGACACCCTGGCAGGGGTGCTCTGGCCTGCTGGTTGgtgctggtgtccctgctccaggatctGTGCTTCCCTGCACTGTCCCCTTTGGGACAGTGTCCCACCAGCAATACCCGAGGTGGTTTAAGGATAAGACAGAGTTTGAGGACATGGGGAAGGCTGGGGCAGACACCTGTTGGCCAAGGGAGGTGGTCCTAGAGGTGCTGTGGAGGGTGGTGGGTGCCCTGGGGGGCATTGGAGGGCTTGATCCCACCAGCTGGAGATGGGATGGagagggggagctgggaggtcCCACAGGGGCCCCACGGGGAGCTGACTGGGGCACAGGACGGGCAGACAGCAGTAACGCCTACCCGCCACATGCCCCGCTGCTCCTGCCGGTGCAACGGGGAGGGCCCATCCCTGTCTGTGCGGAGAGGGAGGCCCGAGAGCCGTGCTGGGGGATGGAGGTTGGCAGGGCGGCACTGAGGGCCATCTGTGGGGAGGACCgggatggggctgtggggggctgAGTTAGGGGACATGGTGAAGGGGAGGATGAGGGGCCGTGTTTGGGGATGGAATGGTGGGGAAGATGAGTCGCTGTGTTCGGCGCTGGCTtcagggggaggaggaggagccgTGCTCGGGGCCATGAGCGCTGCGGAGCCCGGCCGAGGATGTAGCGAGGCCCCGCCGAGgtcggcccggccccgcggccccgcgcaGGCGCAGCGCTCGGGCGGGATGGCAGCGGCGGCGGTCgtgccggggccggggccggggccggggccggggccggggccggggacCGCGGAGGGGGCAGCGCCcggggaggaggcggcgggTGCGGGGCCGCAGGGCTCCGGTCCGGCCCGCCTGGCCCGGCTGCCGCTGGCGCGGGTGAAGGCGCTGGTGAAGGCGGACCCCGACGTCACCCTGGCCAGCCAGGAGGCCGTGTTCGTGCTGGCGCGGGCCACGGTGAGGGGCGGCCGCCGCGGGTCCTGGGTCCGCATCGGTCCGTGGATGCTGCTCGGTCTTTCCCAGgaggtttttccttctctcatgGACCCGCGGGGCCGTTTTGGCCGGCCCGAGCTGGCGAAGGGTCTGGagttccaggagcagctgagggaggtggaaaggggctcagcctggagaaaaggaggctcaggggggcccttttggctctgcacaactcctgacagaAGGGGACAGCCGGGAGGGGGTCGATCGCTTCCCCCAGGCAAGAAGgcacaggacaagaggaaatggctttaGGCTGTGCCGGGGAAGGTTTAAGATATTGGGAAAATCCCTCCACGGGGAGAGTTGGCAAGCTCTGGCACAGGCTCCCCGGGTtagtcaccatctctggaacTGTTCAAAAAATGTAGCACCTGGGCACATGGGATGGGGGTGAACGTGGAagtggtgctgggttgatggttgAACACAATGATTGTAGAGgtatttttccatctgaagGATTTAATGATTCATCTCCTGAATCATAGGACATAGGTCCTGAGCACAGGATACCTTTCCCCCTTCAGAAGGTGCCCTAGGAGCCCCTGGTGTGGAGTGGGTCTCCCAGAGAATGTGGGTTTTGAGGAACCCATGTTCCCAGCTTTCTCCCTCACTGCTTGTCCTATGCATCACTGTCCCGCCATTTCCTTTGATATTTTCAGACCTGTTTACTAGGAGTGGGTAATGTTAGGATGAAGATTCTGATCTAATCCTGAAGCCTTATAGgacctttctttttcctcaggatattctctctctcctctcctgtgtGAACCTGTCCTGTTTTGccttgcaggagctgtttgttGAAACCATAGCCAAAGATGCTTACGTGTATGCCcagcaaggaaaaaggaaaaccctgcaAAGAAAAGACCTGGGTATGGGAGCATGTTCTGTGCTGTTCTTAGCAAAGGGTTGCTCCGGTGGGGGATTTTTCCACCTCTCTGGAGGTGCTGAAGTAATTAcagatttattctttctttccctgaacATGGGAGAGAAAAACTTCTATAAAAGGCTACACTAATAATTTCACACATCATctgcaaaacaaataaatctcTTTGAAAGTGGTCACTATGCTCTGATGTAGTTTCAAATGCTGCAGTTTGAAACAGATGCAAATATGGAGTTGATATATCTATTTTAATTGTTCtcaatttgcttttcagataaTGCCATTGAAGCTATTgatgaatttgcttttttggaaGGTGAGTTTCTACTTGATTTCAGTATTTCGTGTAATAACCTACTTAGGAGAGAAAGAACTGAATCATTTCCAAAGCTCTCTGTTTCCACATCCTCAGTAATTCCTTGTGTGGCTTGCAGCTGGACCCTGAGGCACATGCAGtagttgtgggttttttttgctagaTTTGGTTTTACTCAATGTGTGATTTGCCTAAACTTTAATgttactgcattttcttttgccAGTTTGTAAACGAGATTTATTTGTTCACAGAACTGAACTTCCGATTCATGTGgctaaaatgtgttttttcattttcaggtaCTTTGGACTGAGCTGGACAGAGACAGAGCTCTCTGGAGAGACTGCAGAGGTGGTGTGAGATGGGAAACAGGATGCTGAGAGTTCAAAAATAATTCCTAGCATTGAGACACTGAAATTGAGACATGGCAACCATGATATTTTGTATAAAGTTGAAGTTGTTGTAAGTTCTTTATTTAAAGTGCATATTTTTTCATAACTATTTTGTATGTCCCTTCCCATGTGGCTGCcatgcagctctctgctctggccAGGTCACACAGCAGTTACTCCCAGTAGCAGTCCCATCCTCTCTGGATACTCTGCAGCACCACGGAGCTGTGAACAGCGAGTGGCTTGGCTCAGGTGCCCAGGctcaagaaattttttttatggaaatgtGGATTTTGTTAATATGTTTGTCTCTTAACACAATTaaattgttgttgttgttgctgttgagcagctgtgctgattcctgctctgggctgggtttcCTGTAGCATGGTGGGAAATAGTGTAGTTTTGAGAGGATGCCTTCTCtagcattttggttttgataatTGTTTTCTCAAGGCATCTATTCCAGAGAAACCCAGCTgtcctccaggagctggagatgaGCTCCAGGGGAGCTTGGCTTGGCCCGAGGGCAGTGCAGCTTCTCTAAGTGTCTGTGACTGTTGCACTTGTAAGTAATtgtaggaaaaaaccctaacccAACCCCCCAAACCTCGTTTTGAATGCCAGGGGAGTGTCCATGCTGCCATCACTGTTCTCTTGTGTGCTCTCGCTCCTGAATCTGGCAAAACATTTTCCCTGGGACCTGGAtctgttccctgccctgtgccctggaggAGTTGGTACAGAGACCCTGAGTTCTTGGTGAGGAGCTGAGTCCATCCTTGTTCAGGaatgctgctgccaccagccctgaGAGGCCCTGGCAGCACACgggcaccagcactgcctctgctgctgccaggactCTGGTCACTGGAGCTTTTCCACTTTAACTAGAGCTTTCCTACCTGCAGTTAACAGCAGAACTGTGTGGCTGTGGGGAACATGCTGTCATCACTGCTGCAACATGTCCTGCTGTGTTCCCAACGTTGTCCAAGTGCCAGCTCTGACTCCACTTGGTGTGGGCTGTCCCCAGATAAAACCGTTATGGGAATGGGATGAAGGAGGATGAAGGATCCATGTTCTTTCAAATTAGGGTATTTGAGAGTGGCTCCTGGTCACCATAAACTTATTTAAGTTTGGAAGTGGTGATAAGAACAAGGACCCCTCAAGGGAGCTTTCCCAGGCTGTCAGCAAATCCAGTGGCTCTCAAGAAACACTTAGAAGTTTGCTAAGAGCCTGATCCAAGCCTGATCATGCTGGGATCATAATCCTGATCATGTGGGAGAGATGCTCATTTCCCAGGGCTGAGGTGTTTGTTCAGATCACAGTTGGAAAATTTGCCAGGATATGTGAGCCTGTGTGGCTTGGAGCTGTTCACCTTCTCACTTGCCAGGGAGGGCAGGTATAAGTGTCAGAGGGTCTGGAGACTTTCCTGTGCTTCCCAGGGTGCAGCATTGCAGGACCCACAAGCTGGGGTCTTCCTCGCAGGGCTCTGGCTGGCTCCCATCTTTGCCTGTAagttccttttcccttcttggCCTTGGCATGCTTTGGCCTCTcgctgggagagcagggggtgtggtgtggggctgtggtggACTCTGCTCACATATGATGCTGCCGTGGTTGGTGTGTGCTTTCCACAGTGAACAACACGGAGGAGTGTCTGCACTTGGCAGCCAGTGTGGGGTTTGTGTCAGAAGAAGTTGCTGTACAggagtttgggggttttagtGCCCATGAGCTCCTTTGTGCTGTGGGAGGGGACTCCTTTCATCCAGGTCTGCAGTAAGGTAGAAATAAAGAGAGCAGATAAACAGTGAGAGAAACAGTGCCAGAGTGTTTTCCTGGAGTAATGAAACAGGGTGTTCAGCCCACCTGGCCAGGGTCAGATGTGTCAGTCCATCTGTAACAAAATCTCTTCATTGTGCTGGAGCCATTTAGTGCAGGAtagggagcagctggagctgtgctgggcactcaGTGCCTCATTCCAGCTCAGGCAGAAAAGGTGGGGAATTGTACCTGGGGTAatgctgggcttggtggtttgTGACTGCCTTTGCAGGAGCTGTCAGTAGAGTGGAGGAGCATGGGAATCTGTTTGCAgagaggggctgctgcaggaggcagagccatTTCCTCTGTGTTGGGCACGGTgagttcacagaatcatggagttgtttggattggaaggcaacttaaagctcatcttgcTCCACCCCTGTcaaaggcagggacaccttccactatcctaggttgctccaagccctgtccaacctggctttgaacactgccagggatgggacagccacagctcctctgagtTCCCCTTTACCCTCCAGAAACCAAGATTCTTGATGCTTCCACACTCACATCCTGCCATCccttggctggtttttttttcatgttgaagTTTTCCAAGTGACTTTTCCCTTGGGGGATTAAAGACAGAAATGTGCTAGGAACCTGTTGCCCAGATAATCCAACACTTAAGCATCTTTTGTAGCACAGGAATTGATGAGTAGCCTGACCCCAGGGTCTGTTCCTTTGCACAAAGGAGCTCAGTTCCCTGAACCTGAGCTGCACCATGGTTGATCCTGTGTTTGAATTCCCTGTTTATTGCTG
This genomic stretch from Serinus canaria isolate serCan28SL12 chromosome 28, serCan2020, whole genome shotgun sequence harbors:
- the POLE4 gene encoding DNA polymerase epsilon subunit 4, encoding MAAAAVVPGPGPGPGPGPGPGTAEGAAPGEEAAGAGPQGSGPARLARLPLARVKALVKADPDVTLASQEAVFVLARATELFVETIAKDAYVYAQQGKRKTLQRKDLDNAIEAIDEFAFLEGTLD
- the PRAM1 gene encoding PML-RARA-regulated adapter molecule 1 isoform X2, whose protein sequence is MMPLEGRDAVVRHLRAKFQQNRKEPPKVGGWPETHPAASQGPEQGQTSAMASKGDLPQEAPWSRRDCSRASPPHSTGQSLGQHSPHSACETPARVVCRKKGMAPGANFHPKLVPAKPGDVLNKKMEANSDPPHRKPAQQTRPPAKDKGAPLVLAKGAAAAAPVLAVGNSQRMEHPAVPRRKPLPHVRALGVKPGKPQRPPNVDLAKFRAAANPGTSICPAKEPPRSDQLGHLQPGCAASVPARFPLQDALSGTGDEDEIYDDVEPVEPARRSPGLRLPFVSQLPVCPCHRGGGNSVRASNRVTLLAATQRESQVSQKMKTMTLKACKKEEKMDRGFQKKFKFEGSISVLTQMMVDPAATEKRSGAKNLPLRPGEILDVIQFTNQEQILCRNSQRRYGYVPRAVMLPLDTDIYDDVEIYG